The Chanos chanos chromosome 9, fChaCha1.1, whole genome shotgun sequence genome includes the window AGGCTCCTGCGCAAAGGCAACTACGCCGAGCGTGTTGGCGCTGGTGCCCCTGTCTACCTTGCCGCCGTGCTCGAATACCTGACTGCTGAGATCTTGGAGTTGGCTGGCAACGCTGCCCGCGACAACAAGAAGACCCGTATCATCCCCCGTCACCTGCAGCTGGCCGTCCGCAACGACGAGGAGTTGAACAAACTGCTCGGCGGAGTCACCATCGCCCAAGGTGGCGTGCTGCCCAACATCCAGGCAGTGCTGTTGCCCAAGAAGACCGACAAGCCAGCCAAGGCCAAGTAAAGTCTCCAACTGTGACCTGCTCTTCACAtacccaaaggctcttttaagagccacccaaTTCCTTCTTGAGAGAACGAACACTCCTATATCAGATGACTGTATCTGTCTATCCACTCTAGTGTAGGCTATCTATTATAACTTCGAGACTATGCTACGTTGTGCTGTACGTAGGCGAATGTGTCCAAGTCCAGTCTAAGTTTGGCCAACACACTTATTGCTGTATTCACAACCGATATACGCCCGTATTACGGTCACAGGTCAGCGTCATTCTGAAGGATAATTCTAGTTTCTCCATGGAAGGAACCCAGATTTCTATGTCGTTACAGTCTCCGTCACAATTGTTCTGCTGTGCCGCAGCATGTACAACTGTATCCTTAACTTCCGAATAACAGTCCGTAAAGTATGGTACAAAGTGTTAAGTACTAATGTTTCCGCTTCTGTCACAAGCTGTGCTGCTCGGTTGTATCAGTACAGAACCGTCACATTCCCCTATACATGTTTCCCCCAAACTAGGCCATTAAAAAGGACCAAAAAGCAGGCGTGTGCATGGAGCGTACATTAGGCTTGCAATTCTACACACAAGCAGAGTTTGTGACGCGCGCCACAAAAGCGGGGCGGGTCAGCAGTTTGAATTTCAGGCggcaaagaaaagcagagagcacGAGCCAGTCGTGCACGT containing:
- the LOC115820174 gene encoding histone H2A-like isoform X2; translated protein: MSGRGKTGGKARAKAKTRSSRAGLQFPVGRVHRLLRKGNYAERVGAGAPVYLAAVLEYLTAEILELAGNAARDNKKTRIIPRHLQLAVRNDEELNKLLGGVTIAQGGVLPNIQAVLLPKKTDKPAKAK
- the LOC115820174 gene encoding histone H2A-like isoform X1 translates to MSGRGKGGKGKTGGKARAKAKTRSSRAGLQFPVGRVHRLLRKGNYAERVGAGAPVYLAAVLEYLTAEILELAGNAARDNKKTRIIPRHLQLAVRNDEELNKLLGGVTIAQGGVLPNIQAVLLPKKTDKPAKAK